The Magnolia sinica isolate HGM2019 chromosome 10, MsV1, whole genome shotgun sequence genome includes a window with the following:
- the LOC131257664 gene encoding uncharacterized protein LOC131257664 has translation MGIIKIRCWTPEMSAHSKRSSTSTADELEQGERIISGSYLGDDSDNCEFTEAGCEFCMVGDQLCSIPYELYDLPDLKEILSLETWNSCLTEEERFSLSAYLPDMDQHMFWLTMKELLSGKNMFFGSPLMELFKRLKGGLYPLKVTRFREGLQFLQRRAFYHSVRSYHENLARTFSEMKRAWRKCQPSIGVEERVRIWNTWKNHKANDMVDLNALPTEDDTSTDDSETVAGPVVKKMKIPPVVSGMSLVRPSTNAKGVLKIKQGGLNYMQTGMVCRPPPKGVLKIIPRGPLTQPQLRREIPTRQELTTLRDISGLPQPTCRSPLPQSMVQWDSENYHVEAPFLHQTVGGRKAYRSSELPESIVGRRKVEYLNNTTEPSKNFQSSIRMLKRVKDPMFDTSTKVEEHNTFPKNPQSIRRHTRENIQIGKHLTSENLWQNLGPQNVNYYHHDSGERQMTPMYEKQIPMHSRTTEVSSGISDIGTGGHQMLPAASLDLSTGRHRDSNDECLQKPYEKSAASKVGLRDGAMLPITYKRRKAQTKPEPVSGLVKPLTAGVDFESRTLNEKNHHLGENAMTVKIKFKNRKDRTPLHNQGVLNWLPHSSPSG, from the coding sequence GCCGATGAGCTCGAGCAAGGGGAAAGGATTATTTCGGGGTCCTACTTGGGCGATGATTCAGACAACTGTGAATTCACAGAGGCAGGCTGCGAGTTTTGCATGGTTGGAGATCAGCTGTGCAGCATTCCGTATGAACTTTATGATCTACCTGACCTAAAGGAGATACTATCTTTAGAAACATGGAATTCATGTCTAACGGAGGAAGAAAGGTTTTCACTTTCTGCTTATCTTCCAGATATGGACCAGCATATGTTTTGGCTGACCATGAAGGAGCTGCTCAGTGGCAAAAACATGTTCTTCGGCAGTCCCTTGATGGAACTCTTCAAGAGGTTGAAAGGTGGGTTATATCCACTGAAGGTGACACGTTTTAGAGAAGGTCTTCAGTTTCTACAAAGAAGGGCATTTTATCATTCAGTGAGATCATACCATGAGAACTTGGCCAGGACATTCTCAGAAATGAAGAGGGCATGGAGAAAATGCCAACCAAGCATCGGTGTGGAGGAAAGGGTCCGCATTTGGAATACATGGAAAAATCACAAGGCCAATGATATGGTTGATCTTAATGCACTTCCAACTGAGGATGACACGTCAACTGACGACAGTGAAACAGTTGCTGGTCCTGTggtgaagaagatgaaaattcCTCCTGTTGTGAGCGGAATGTCATTGGTTCGTCCCAGTACCAATGCAAAGGGGGTTCTGAAGATAAAGCAAGGTGGGCTGAATTATATGCAAACTGGCATGGTGTGCAGGCCACCACCAAAGGGTGTGTTGAAAATAATTCCAAGAGGCCCTCTCACCCAACCGCAACTGCGAAGAGAAATACCGACACGTCAGGAACTGACCACCTTAAGGGACATCTCAGGTTTGCCACAACCCACGTGTAGATCTCCTTTGCCACAATCCATGGTTCAATGGGATTCAGAGAACTACCATGTAGAGGCACCATTTCTGCATCAGACTGTTGGAGGCAGAAAAGCTTACAGAAGTTCAGAACTACCTGAGTCTATTGTAGGTCGACGTAAGGTGGAATATCTGAACAACACCACAGAACCGAGCAAAAATTTCCAAAGCTCAATCAGAATGCTGAAACGAGTGAAGGATCCAATGTTTGATACCAGCACCAAAGTAGAAGAACATAACACGTTTCCTAAAAATCCACAAAGCATAAGGAGACATACCCGTGAAAACATTCAGATTGGGAAGCATCTGACCAGCGAAAATCTTTGGCAGAACTTGGGCCCACAAAATGTAAACTATTACCATCATGATTCAGGGGAACGACAGATGACACCAATGTATGAAAAGCAAATCCCCATGCACTCAAGAACTACTGAAGTAAGTTCAGGGATCTCTGACATTGGCACTGGGGGCCACCAAATGCTTCCTGCAGCATCATTGGATCTATCAACAGGGAGGCATAGAGATAGTAACGATGAGTGCTTACAAAAGCCATATGAAAAATCAGCTGCTTCGAAGGTGGGCCTACGAGATGGTGCCATGCTACCTATAACATACAAGCGACGGAAAGCTCAGACAAAACCTGAACCAGTCAGCGGCTTGGTGAAGCCGCTGACTGCAGGAGTCGATTTTGAATCGAGAACCCTGAATGAAAAGAACCACCATCTTGGCGAGAATGCGATGACTGTAAAGATAAAGTTCAAGAACCGGAAAGACCGTACACCTCTACACAATCAAGGTGTCTTAAATTGGTTGCCACACAGCTCACCTTCGGGATGA